One window from the genome of Perca flavescens isolate YP-PL-M2 chromosome 17, PFLA_1.0, whole genome shotgun sequence encodes:
- the nkx1.2la gene encoding NK1 transcription factor related 2-like,a has protein sequence MLDPKDSGVTMMSSHKISFSIIDILDPNKFNSKRESELSIVKEKFPVPHEEGTSLDSDSTAAENFRVERTKAGEETGDEHSAASRHPAVVADPLLLSPPAETEPYLTGEQDEGESTATLQDPSQHKRRRLDQACAKPRRARTAFTYEQLVALENKFRTTRYLSVCERLNLALSLSLTETQVKIWFQNRRTKWKKQNPGADSTLQPGSNSLVNVSPNPPTCGASPASFHQTFPNFSSGNVIFHTAGGVPLSSTGGLLHPFMSSGFVQPTYFNPHL, from the exons ATGCTGGACCCCAAGGACAGTGGGGTGACTATGATGTCCAGTCATAAGATTTCCTTTTCTATAATTGATATATTGGATCCGAACAAATTCAACAGCAAAAGGGAAAGCGAACTTTCAATCGTCAAGGAAAAGTTCCCTGTGCCTCATGAAGAGGGAACAAGTTTGGACTCGGACAGCACTGCAGCCGAAAACTTCAGAGTTGAGCGCACGAAAGCAG GGGAAGAGACAGGAGATGAACACTCTGCAGCCTCCAGGCATCCTGCGGTTGTTGCTGACCCCCTTTTGCTCTCCCCACCGGCTGAAACAGAGCCCTATCTCACCGGGGAGCAGGATGAGGGAGAGTCAACTGCCACCCTGCAGGACCCCTCACAGCACAAGCGGCGGCGTCTGGACCAGGCCTGTGCCAAACCACGGCGTGCCAGAACAGCGTTCACGTACGAGCAACTGGTGGCTCTGGAAAACAAGTTCCGCACGACCCGGTACTTGTCTGTGTGCGAGAGACTAAACCTGGCTCTGTCCTTGAGTCTGACCGAAACCCAGGTGAAAATCTGGTTCCAGAACAGAAGGACCAAATGGAAAAAGCAGAACCCTGGGGCGGACAGCACCTTGCAGCCCGGATCAAACTCCCTGGTCAACGTCAGTCCAAACCCGCCTACCTGTGGGGCAAGCCCCGCCAGTTTCCACCAAACTTTCCCCAACTTCAGCTCTGGGAATGTGATCTTCCACACTGCCGGTGGTGTTCCGCTTTCATCCACTGGGGGGCTCTTGCATCCCTTCATGTCCAGTGGTTTCGTCCAGCCGACTTATTTTAATCCACATTTATGA